A section of the Acanthochromis polyacanthus isolate Apoly-LR-REF ecotype Palm Island chromosome 13, KAUST_Apoly_ChrSc, whole genome shotgun sequence genome encodes:
- the guca1c gene encoding guanylyl cyclase-activating protein 3: MGAHGSNLDDILEEDMHHWYTKFMRESPSGLITLFELKTMLEMNGMTEEASSYVDQVFFTFDMDGDGYIDFVEYIAAISLLLKGEINQKLKWYFKLFDQDGNGKIDKEELETIFKAIQDITRSYEIPPEEIVTLIYEKIDVNGEGELTLEEFITGAKEHPDIMEMLTKMMDLTHVLEIIVLGQRKKDVN; this comes from the exons ATGGGTGCCCACGGCTCCAACCTGGATGATATCCTGGAGGAAGACATGCACCACTGGTACACTAAGTTCATGAGGGAATCTCCTTCAGGGCTCATCACGCTCTTTGAGCTCAAGACTATGCTAGAAATGAACGGGATGACCGAGGAGGCCAGCAGCTATGTGGACCAGGTCTTCTTCACCTTCGACATGGATGGG GATGGCTATATAGACTTTGTCGAATACATCGCAGCCATAAGTTTACTGCTGAAAGgagaaataaatcagaaattaaAGTGGTACTTCAAACTCTTTGATCAAGACGGAAACGGGAAAATTGACAAGGAGGAATTGGAGACTATATTTAAG GCTATTCAGGATATCACCAGAAGTTATGAAATCCCTCCTGAGGAGATTGTGACCCTTATATATGAGAAAATCGATGTGAACGGAGAAG GTGAGCTGACGCTGGAGGAGTTCATCACTGGAGCCAAAGAGCATCCTGACATCATGGAAATGCTCACTAAAATGATGGATCTCACCCACGTCCTGGAAATCATTGTCTTGGGTCAACGGAAAAAGGACGTGAACTGA